A section of the Naumovozyma dairenensis CBS 421 chromosome 5, complete genome genome encodes:
- the CWC2 gene encoding active spliceosome conformation promoter CWC2 (similar to Saccharomyces cerevisiae CWC2 (YDL209C); ancestral locus Anc_8.466) — MSWKNRSAKIQVKESDLPSSIPLQNGLTFNVWYNKWSQGTSNGHDRFVNPYRLEPNVHSGRTLGDKEDNCFFCLYFAKGMCCLGKKCTYLHHIPDEEDYRKLSLKSDILDCFGREKFGEYRDDMGGVGSFRKRNRTLYIGGLSGAFNNKELKPSQIESRIRFVFGRLGDIESIRYIEAKNCGFVKYKYQCNAEFAKEVMSNQTLLLPNDKEWDSRKEGAGLLVKWANDDPDPEARRREAENQKRETLKMMTELVENHEMKQNIQAKGERMHSNTSLAITNEDEGLIFTKDILRQVQAKMQRKRRDPVVRPSSGKITR; from the coding sequence ATGTCATGGAAAAATAGATCAGCCAAGATACAAGTAAAAGAATCAGATTTACCATCATCTATCCCACTTCAAAATGGGTTAACTTTTAACGTGTGGTATAATAAATGGTCACAAGGTACCTCCAATGGCCACGATCGGTTTGTCAACCCTTACAGATTAGAGCCTAACGTTCATAGTGGTAGAACATTGGGAGACAAAGAGGACAATTGCTTTTTTTGCCTTTATTTTGCAAAGGGGATGTGTTGTTTAGGTAAGAAATGTACATATTTGCACCATATACCAGATGAGGAAGATTATAGGAAACTTTCTTTGAAAAGTGATATTTTAGACTGTTTTGgaagagaaaaatttgGTGAATATAGAGATGATATGGGTGGTGTCGGCTCATTTAGGAAACGAAATAGGACTTTATATATCGGTGGTCTCAGTGGTGcctttaataataaagaattgaaaccTAGTCAAATAGAAAGTAGGATACGGTTTGTATTTGGTCGTTTGGGAGATATTGAAAGTATTCGATATATTGAAGCTAAAAATTGTGGATTTGTAAAGTATAAATATCAATGTAATGCAGAATTTGCCAAGGAAGTTATGAGTAATCagacattattattacccAATGACAAGGAATGGGATAGTAGGAAGGAAGGTGCAGGCTTATTAGTGAAATGGGCCAATGATGATCCCGATCCAGAAGCAAGGAGAAGAGAAGcagaaaatcaaaaaagggaaacattgaaaatgatgacaGAGCTAGTAGAGAACCACgaaatgaaacaaaatattcaaGCGAAGGGAGAAAGAATGCATTCTAATACAAGTTTGGCTATAACAAACGAAGATGAAGGTTTAATTTTCACCAAAGATATTTTGAGACAAGTACAGGCAAAGATGCAGAGAAAACGCAGGGACCCAGTAGTGAGGCCATCTTCAGGCAAAATTACTCGTTAG
- the RAD1 gene encoding ssDNA endodeoxyribonuclease RAD1 (similar to Saccharomyces cerevisiae RAD1 (YPL022W); ancestral locus Anc_8.473), whose translation MSQLFVQDESDEEELQLELSKQVNAEQAGRLREHDLDLPKQPPNHDIEESQADAKSAEPVLYPLIPNQEEGDQNYKPNIEDIRAVDVQLTLPLVFQQQVVENVLVTENPLVIMGKGLGMINIIANLLHVLSVPTKIEGRLKRSLVIVLNASSRDNERIQEELQELSWVSVEDSGIEANDLDDDGMSPFERTFSIVTAESSSVEKRRKLYLTGGIVSVTSRILIVDLLSGILHPNRVTGMVVLNAENLKTHSNVSFILEIYRSKYQWGFIQAFSESPESFVMEFSPLFTKMKELGLKNVLLWPRFRVEISSCLNALSKSGSNNTNSVIEVKVSLTNSMSQIQFGLIECLKKCIEELNRKNPELSLEWWNIDNALDIKFLRSIDFIMIPNWHRISFESKQLVKDIKFLKNLLRTFFNADAVDFYENIQLSLEANKPSVSRKYTESPWLMANESQLVISYAKKRVVDNNEYSLEEMPKWEQLINILDDIAHERTTRDVQGTTLIVCSDTSTCIQLSRILFNSDRKNGIRKFMLGKLNRYKSLREERKAIMLEAQSKDNKTNAELNVSAAFAKEDIITKRRRTRGASVVAAVERLRTAGTGEDIETKIEDYDLEQELTKIHGTEYDVDLDEENLDEIKIDDIDSEFAVLPSKKEEEILPAAHDGVTEELWKERMENFEYINRNKQIIIEKFSNLNDDASLEEIMPSYIILFEPDLSFVRRVEIHRAIHMNLPPKVYFMYYGDSIEEKIHLTAIKKEKDAFTRLIRENANLAQHFETLEDLSHYKNLAARKSKLNRLKRSSTRNAGGQSALHESTHDVVIVDTREFNASLPGLLFRYGVRVIPCMLTVGDYIITPDICIERKSIEDLIGSLQNHRLELQCKKMLKYYKYPTLLIEFDEGQSFSLEPFSEKRRYKLKESSTIHPISSKLTQEEIQSKLAKLVMKFPTLKIIWSSSPLQTVNIILELKLGREQPDPTLSVGMGGTTRKTKVNTNVATNKKPVSDANLFTKILGIPGISKVDYFNIRRHFKNYDVLSNLALEDIYNALDDEELATKLYSFFQYEQLENEGTDKDDDVEDGNENMEDFDDDDDDHLEQLM comes from the coding sequence ATGTCGCAACTATTTGTACAAGATGaatctgatgaagaagaactaCAATTAGAGCTTTCCAAACAAGTGAACGCTGAGCAAGCAGGAAGATTAAGGGAACATGATTTGGATTTGCCAAAACAGCCACCCAACCATGACATTGAGGAGTCTCAGGCTGATGCTAAATCCGCTGAACCAGTTCTGTATCCACTAATACCTAATCAAGAGGAAGGAGatcaaaattataaacCTAATATAGAGGATATTAGAGCTGTAGATGTCCAGTTGACATTACCATTGGTGTTCCAGCAACAAGTCGTAGAGAATGTCCTCGTTACAGAGAATCCACTGGTAATAATGGGTAAGGGACTTGGgatgataaatattataGCGAACTTATTGCATGTGCTGTCAGTTCCAACGAAAATTGAGGGCCGTTTGAAGAGATCATTAGTGATAGTTCTTAACGCCAGTTCTCGTGATAACGAACGAATACAAGAAGAACTACAAGAGTTATCCTGGGTTTCCGTGGAGGATTCTGGGATTGAAGCCAATGATCtggatgatgatggaaTGTCACCTTTTGAAAGAACATTCAGTATAGTTACTGCAGAATCATCTAGCGtagaaaagagaagaaaacTTTATTTGACCGGTGGTATAGTTAGTGTCACATCAAGAATCTTAATTGTGGATTTGTTATCGGGAATTCTCCATCCAAATAGAGTAACAGGTATGGTCGTATTGAACGcagaaaatttgaagacACACTCAAACgtatcttttattttagAAATTTACAGATCTAAATATCAATGGGGATTTATACAGGCCTTTTCAGAATCACCAGAATCCTTTGTCATGGAGTTTTCCCCATTATTTACTAAAATGAAGGAACTaggattgaaaaatgtcTTACTTTGGCCACGGTTCCGTGTAGAAATCTCATCATGTTTGAATGCATTATCTAAAAGTGGCTCTAACAACACTAATTCGGTCATTGAAGTAAAGGTTTCATTGACCAATTCCATGTCACAAATCCAATTCGGTTTAATAGAATGTCTTAAAAAGtgtattgaagaattaaacAGAAAAAATCCAGAATTATCGTTGGAATGGTGGAACATTGATAATGCTCTTGACATCAAGTTTTTAAGGTCCATCGATTTTATCATGATTCCCAATTGGCATCGGATATCATTTGAATCAAAACAATTAGTGAAAGATATCAAATTCTTAAAAAATCTTTTAAGGACTTTTTTTAACGCTGATGCAGTAGATTTCTACGAGAATATTCAATTAAGTTTAGAGGCAAATAAACCTTCCGTATCCAGGAAATATACAGAATCCCCCTGGTTAATGGCAAATGAATCGCAATTAGTTATATCATATGCCAAAAAGAGGGTCGTTGACAATAACGAATATTCATTGGAAGAAATGCCCAAGTGGGAACaactaataaatattctaGATGATATTGCACATGaaagaacaacaagagATGTCCAAGGCACAACTTTGATCGTGTGTTCTGATACTAGTACGTGCATACAGCTTTCAAGAATCCTATTCAACTCAGATAGGAAAAATGGTATAAGAAAGTTCATGCTGGGTAAATTAAATCGTTATAAGTCATTAAGAGAAGAACGTAAGGCAATAATGCTGGAAGCGCAatcaaaagataataaaacgAATGCCGAGTTAAATGTCAGTGCAGCTTTTGCGaaagaagatattattaccaAGAGAAGGAGAACGAGAGGCGCTTCAGTTGTAGCAGCTGTCGAGCGCTTAAGGACCGCTGGTACTGGCGAGGACATTGAAActaaaattgaagattatGACTTAGAACAGGAATTAACTAAAATACATGGTACAGAGTATGATGTAGATcttgatgaagaaaaccttgatgaaataaaaattgatgatatagACTCAGAATTTGCTGTTCTGCCCTCCaagaaagaagaggaaATCCTTCCTGCTGCTCATGATGGTGTAACTGAAGAGTTATGGAAAGAGAGAATGGAGAATTTTGAATACATCAATCGAAATAAgcaaattattattgagAAATTCAGTAATCTTAATGATGATGCCTCTCTTGAAGAAATCATGCCATCTTATATCATCTTATTCGAACCTGACCTATCATTTGTTAGAAGAGTGGAAATTCACCGTGCTATCCACATGAACTTGCCACCCAAAGTATACTTCATGTACTATGGAGATAGTATCGAAGAAAAGATACACCTGACTGCCATAAAGAAGGAGAAAGATGCATTCACAAGGCTAATCAGGGAAAACGCGAACTTAGCTCAACATTTTGAAACATTAGAAGATTTGTCCCATTACAAAAACCTCGCTGCAAGAAAGTCGAAACTAAACAGACTAAAAAGATCATCAACAAGAAACGCTGGTGGCCAATCCGCATTACATGAAAGCACACACGATGTCGTCATTGTGGATACCCGTGAATTTAACGCATCATTGCCAGGGCTATTGTTTAGATATGGTGTTCGGGTCATTCCATGTATGCTAACAGTGGGCGATTATATAATAACCCCTGATATATgcattgaaagaaaatctATTGAAGATTTAATAGGGTCGTTACAAAACCATAGGTTAGAATTGCAATGTAAAAAAATGCTGAAATATTATAAGTACCCTACTTTAttgattgaatttgatgaaggCCAATCCTTCTCCTTAGAACCATTCAGTGAGAAAAGGCGTTATAAACTTAAGGAATCATCTACAATTCATCCTATATCTAGTAAACTGACccaagaagaaattcaaagtAAATTAGCAAAACTAGTTATGAAATTCCcaactttgaaaattatatgGTCATCTTCACCTCTTCAAACAGTAAACATCATACTAGAGTTGAAATTGGGTCGTGAACAACCCGATCCCACACTTTCAGTTGGGATGGGAGGTACAACCAGGAAAACAAAGGTGAACACGAATGTTGCTACAAATAAGAAGCCAGTTAGTGACGCTAACCTCTTTACCAAGATCTTAGGCATACCAGGTATCTCTAAAGTCGACTATTTTAATATTCGTAGGCATTTTAAGAATTATGATGTATTGAGTAACCTGGCTTTAGAAGATATTTACAATGCTCTGGATGATGAGGAGTTAGCAACGAAgttatattcatttttccAGTATGAACAATTAGAGAATGAAGGTACCGATAAAGACGATGATGTAGAAGATGGTAATGAGAATATGGAGGATTttgatgacgatgacgatgatcATCTAGAACAACTTATGTAA
- the SWI1 gene encoding Swi1p (similar to Saccharomyces cerevisiae SWI1 (YPL016W); ancestral locus Anc_8.472) has protein sequence MDFFTSTNENNNNGSDDFENFLDTQSFDPNSNENNLNIDFNGNNNNKFSGGNGLMPNMSPSMGAGSPFDPPTSTNMNLNPSGSLSPQAILARNSIIDPNQLPISSQQQIYSPMSNNMISTNGLVSTSAAATPQQLLSLNDNVSANANANMSQSPLNTGFNDPMTKSNDNGNITTNDINFNNTAENGNMNLGMMQNNNDNNSNIQTNNISNNQYNDRTAMMAAIQAQRQQQQQQQQQQQQQQQQQQPNSGSPFSGQYDQMQILQMKKRQQERFFALQQKMLQQQRQNQESRLQQPPASLESPSLNGSPSLTSQQLIQQQQQQQQVPRSTNEPQNFPSKIQNIRQQLQQAHRLQQQQQQTQAQTNQQFASGQFNPQLQQQQQQQQQLQQQQQQRLQLQQQQQRALLQNLDPVLQQRISTELSNKQYELFMKSLLENCKRRNMPIQAIPEINGKRVNLFFLYLLVQRFGGGEQITRNQQWPAITSKLQLGDAQQLELIYYKYLLPYEQYLISKGGMKETQAKRIFIQQFLQELLRKVGQQQQQQQQQLLRQQPQPQPQPQPQFPPATSPIQPNTMTNNMAPQEPQQQPYDVNNIQGIATPIPQASRPTSKKVTKKPRKPAQKKKTKKELELERKEKADQEKQQKKQLEEKQRLQYSLLEKKFKEEYKAKLAKLPKKYKRTLIRNYEPASKIIEHFNGYDINYISQIGEKIESNKPIFLFAPELGTIRVEALNLSLQSNNLSEVNTALNTLLVVSADSLLQISLDQYPELLNSICLLGINLMYDLGSIRDGKDAKEIRKKTTFTDNYLDEYDVKSFISSKTSSYSRNNQRVDEIFEQYLKQLQDNDKEEDKNQSEIEKVFKIKVDSLTGQDLEQIPVMPTPAHTPVQDGTQPKKPWENVSITENHDGNDIEIVDETKQSKKSTLVKLVPTSPKYRGNKPHNLNVPSYLTSLRNVRDELDTIFTKATTRGAENIRVLINDQLSMISMILRNLSFSESNSKLLAKNQFLKRYISDMLWIVFSEPELFLFHRKCLNFKKDILIIFTNIAHLFELDSPIDSFLFLMLMFSFGEPKKLRKNDISSDQLSYSEYSLNWGRYNSFGVDILAKFLSLNKPNRLFFKAILLDEFDTNEFGKYHRDTQIVKSLINNYNSGDEFKLRNDLFSFLFSVIPFQQLNSNPTIFEAELPTISQTLLSLLEVLRFDDESSNSMKKNLPLIWLKSNENIGLHLRRLSDFINTVSLNAQEFNLLHLQEFLPMLSARCIELLRTLIERSIQLSQSNTSLNENINNELLTINNLLPKESDFFMIVSNPLIDERLVKQTRILYHLTKRILSKCTTV, from the coding sequence ATGGATTTTTTCACATcaacaaatgaaaataataataatgggtCTGACGATTTTGAGAACTTTTTAGATACACAATCATTTGATCCtaattcaaatgaaaacaatCTCAATATAGATTTTAATGgcaacaataacaataagTTCTCTGGCGGAAATGGGTTGATGCCTAATATGTCTCCTTCAATGGGTGCTGGTTCACCATTTGATCCTCCTACTTCAACTaatatgaatttaaatCCAAGTGGTAGTCTGTCACCGCAAGCTATATTAGcaagaaattcaattatCGACCCAAATCAGTTACCCATTTCATCgcaacaacaaatataCTCTCCTATGAGTAATAATATGATATCAACAAACGGATTGGTTTCGACTTCTGCAGCTGCAACACCCCAACAATTACTATCGTTAAATGACAATGTTAGTGCTAATGCCAATGCTAATATGTCCCAATCACCTTTAAATACTGGGTTTAATGATCCCATGACTaaatcaaatgataatggaAATATTACCACAAATGATATCAATTTTAACAATACAGCTGAAAATGGCAATATGAATTTAGGTATGATGCAGaacaataatgacaataatagtaatatccaaacaaataatatctCCAATAACCAATACAACGACCGTACAGCCATGATGGCAGCTATTCAAGCCCAGAggcagcagcaacaacaacaacaacaacaacaacaacaacaacaacaacaacaacagccTAACTCTGGTTCCCCATTTTCTGGCCAATATGATCAAATGCAAATACTacaaatgaagaaaaggCAACAAGAGAGATTTTTTGCTCTGCAACAAAAAATGTTACAGCAACAACGGCAAAATCAAGAATCACGTTTGCAGCAACCTCCAGCTTCCCTAGAATCCCCATCATTAAATGGAAGCCCAAGTCTTACTTCACAACAATTGATacaacagcagcaacaacaacagcaagTGCCTAGATCAACCAATGAACCACAGAATTTCCCatcaaaaattcaaaatatccgacaacaattacaacaagCTCATCGGTtgcaacagcaacaacaacaaacacaGGCACAAACGAATCAACAATTTGCTTCTGGACAGTTTAATCCACAACTccagcagcagcagcaacagcagcaacagcttcaacaacaacaacagcaacgATTACAACttcaacagcaacaacagaGAGCGTTACTGCAAAACCTAGATCCTGTATTACAACAAAGAATTTCAACAGAATTAAGCAATAAACAATATGAATTATTCATGAAATCTTTACTTGAAAATtgtaaaagaagaaatatgcCTATACAAGCAATTCCGGAAATAAATGGGAAAAGagtaaatttattttttctgtATTTGTTAGTCCAAAGATTTGGTGGTGGTGAACAAATAACAAGAAATCAACAGTGGCCAGCAATTACATCCAAACTGCAACTTGGTGATGCCCaacaattagaattaatttactacaaatatttattacctTATGAACAATATTTGATCTCGAAAGGCGGTATGAAAGAGACTCAGGctaaaagaatatttatcCAACAGTTTTTGCAAGAATTGTTAAGAAAAGTTGgccaacaacaacaacaacaacaacaacagctGCTGCGACAACAACCGCAACCGCAACCGCAACCGCAACCGCAATTCCCACCGGCTACATCACCCATTCAACCTAATACTATGACAAATAATATGGCTCCTCAGGAACCACAGCAACAACCTTATGATGTTAATAATATCCAAGGTATTGCTACTCCAATACCACAAGCAAGTAGACCAACCTCCAAAAAAGTCACCAAGAAACCAAGAAAACCAGctcagaagaagaaaacaaagaaagaattagaGCTAGAACGTAAAGAAAAAGCTGATCAAGAAAAACAGCAGAAAAAACAActtgaagaaaaacaacGACTAcaatattcattattggaaaaaaaattcaaagaagaatacAAGGCTAAACTTGCTAAATTGCCTAAAAAGTATAAAAGAACATTAATAAGGAACTATGAACCGGCAAGTAAAATAATTGAACATTTTAATGGGTATgatattaattatatttccCAAATAGGTGAAAAAATTGAGTCAAATAAGcccatttttcttttcgcTCCAGAATTAGGTACGATACGAGTAGAAGCTTTAAATCTATCGTTacaatcaaataatttaagtGAGGTTAATACCGCGTTGAACACATTACTTGTAGTAAGTGCAGATTCTCTTCTGCAAATCTCGTTAGATCAATATCCTGAATTACTTAATTCAATATGTTTATTGGGCATAAATTTAATGTATGATTTAGGATCCATTAGGGATGGGAAAGATGCAAAAGAAATACGTAAAAAGACAACTTTTACAGATAACTACCttgatgaatatgatgTTAAATCATTTATAAGTTCAAAGACAAGCTCGTATTCAAGAAACAACCAACGAGTAGATGAAATATTCgaacaatatttaaaaCAGCTTCAGGATAATGATAAGGAGGAAGATAAGAATCAATCAGAGATAGAAAAGGTATTTAAAATCAAAGTTGATTCATTAACAGGGCAGGATCTAGAACAAATCCCCGTCATGCCGACTCCAGCACACACCCCTGTTCAAGACGGAACACAACCTAAGAAACCTTGGGAAAACGTAAGTATTACCGAAAATCATGATGGGAATGATATAGAAATTGTAgatgaaacaaaacaatCAAAGAAGAGCACACTAGTAAAATTAGTCCCAACGTCACCAAAATATCGTGGAAATAAGCCACATAACCTGAATGTACCATCATATTTAACGTCATTAAGAAACGTGAGGGATGAATTGGATACAATTTTTACAAAAGCTACAACAAGAGGTGCAGAAAATATAAGAGTTCTAATTAATGATCAGTTATCCATGATTTCTATgattttaagaaatttatcattctCAGAATCGAACTCTAAATTACTAGCGAAAAATCAATTCttaaaaagatatatatcGGATATGTTGTGGATAGTATTTTCTGAACCCGAACTTTTCTTATTTCATAGGAAATGTTTAAACTTCAAGAAAGATATACTCATAATTTTTACCAACATTGCTCACTTGTTTGAACTAGATTCGCCAATTGATTCcttcttatttttaatgTTAATGTTTAGCTTTGGTGAACCCAAAAAGCTGAGAAAGAATGACATATCGTCAGATCAATTATCTTATTCAGaatattcattgaattgGGGTAGATATAACTCATTTGGTGTTGATATCTTGGCCAAATTCTTATCATTGAACAAACCAAATCGTTTGTTTTTTAAAGCTATTTTACTAGACGAATTTGATACCAATGAATTTGGGAAATACCACAGAGATACCCAGATTGTTAAgtcattaataaataattataatagCGGCGATGAGTTTAAACTTCGCAACGATTTATTCTCCTTCTTATTCTCAGTTATACCGTTCCAACAATTGAACTCAAATCCAACGATATTTGAAGCAGAACTTCCCACGATTTCTCAGACCTTGCTTTCCTTATTAGAGGTACTGAGGTTTGATGACGAgtcatcaaattcaatgaagaagaatttacCACTTATATGGCTAAAgtcaaatgaaaatatcGGTCTGCATTTGAGAAGGTTAAGTGATTTCATTAACACCGTTTCTCTCAACGCGCAAGAATTTAATCTGCTTCATCTACAGGAGTTTTTACCAATGTTGAGTGCAAGATGCATAGAACTGTTACGAACATTGATTGAGAGAAGTATTCAACTATCACAAAGCAATACATCTTTAAATGAGAACATAAACAATGAATTGCTcacaattaataatttactGCCTAAAGAGTCGGACTTCTTCATGATAGTGTCCAATCCATTGATAGACGAGCGTTTAGTTAAACAAACAAGGATACTCTACCATTTAACTAAAAGGATTTTATCTAAATGCACCACTGTCTAG